A window of the Hevea brasiliensis isolate MT/VB/25A 57/8 chromosome 6, ASM3005281v1, whole genome shotgun sequence genome harbors these coding sequences:
- the LOC110659960 gene encoding inositol oxygenase 1, translating into MTILIDQPQFVTGFEVEEKKIPVTVGEKELALDGGFVVPQTNSFGQTFRNYDAEGERQQGVENFYRMNHISQTYDFVKRMREEYGKLNRVKMSIWACCELLNNVVDESDPDLDEPQIQHLLQTAEAIRKDYPNEDWLHLTGLIHDLGKVLLHPSFGELPQWAVVGDTFPVGCAFDESIVHHKYFKENPDFNNPAYNTKYGVYSEGCGLNNVMMSWGHDDYMYLVAKENKTTLPSAALFIIRYHSFNALHTPGAYRHLINEEDNENLKWLQIFHKYDLYSKSRVRIDVEKVKPYYLSLIEKYFPAKLKW; encoded by the exons ATGACTATTCTCATTGACCAACCACAGTTTG TTACAGGGTTTGAGGTAGAGGAAAAGAAGATCCCTGTGACTGTGGGTGAGAAAGAACTGGCGTTGGACGGTGGATTTGTGGTGCCACAAACCAACTCTTTTGGCCAAACTTTTAG AAATTATGATGCTGAAGGTGAGAGGCAACAAGGTGTGGAGAATTTCTACAGGATGAATCACATTAGCCAGACCTATGACTTT GTGAAAAGGATGAGAGAAGAGTATGGCAAGCTGAACAGAGTGAAAATGAGCATATGGGCATGTTGTGAGCTTCTTAATAATGTTGTAGATGAGAGTGATCCTGACTTGGATGAACCTCAAATTCAGCATTTGCTGCAAACAGCTGAAGCCATTAGAAAGGATTATCCCAATGAAGACTGGCTGCACTTGACTGGCCTTATTCATG ATCTTGGGAAGGTGCTTCTTCATCCCAGCTTTGGTGAGCTTCCTCAGTGGGCTGTTGTAG GTGACACTTTCCCTGTTGGATGTGCTTTTGATGAATCAATAGTCCATCACAAG TATTTCAAGGAAAATCCTGACTTTAATAATCCTGCTTACAACACTAAATATGGAGTTTATTCAGAAGGCTGTGGATTAAACAATGTTATGATGTCGTGGGGACACGATGATTACATGTATCTG GTGGCCAAAGAGAACAAGACAACTCTACCTTCAGCAGCCCTTTTCATAATCAGATATCATTCATTCAATG CATTACATACGCCGGGAGCATACAGGCACTTGATCAATGAAGAGGATAATGAAAATCTCAAGTGGCTCCAAATTTTCCA CAAATATGACCTCTACAGCAAGAGTAGAGTTCGGATTGATGTGGAAAAGGTCAAGCCATACTACCTCTCCCTCATTGAAAag TACTTCCCTGCAAAGCTAAAATGGTGA